DNA sequence from the Methanocellales archaeon genome:
TGGCATGACAAAAGAACGAAGCAATTCTGCTATTTCACCACTCCCCTCTAGATGTTATATGGTATGATATGATTATGTACCTACCACTATTTATTTATTATATTATATGATTATGCCCCAAATTTTTCCGTACGATCGATTAAGTCCATGAGTATTGGCATCAGGTCCATGCTGCGAATGCGGTTCAGTCCCCCAGTGGCAGCACTTATCTCATCGTAAGTCCTGACATCGTCCGCTCTAACCCCCTGTCCTTTGATCATTACTGGAACTGGATCAGCTGAATGGTTTCTTACCGCTATGGGTGTTGAATGATCTGCTGTCACAACCACTAGCGCGTCTTTCAGGCGAGTTATTGGCTCCAAAGCCTTATCAACCTTACCGATGAACTGTGTTTTTTCCTCCATCAGGCCATCGTGTCCAGCTTCATCCGCGCCTTTGATGTTCAACAGCACGAAGTCATGGTCATTTAGTGCATTTATGGCATTTTTGACTTTGGCACTGACATCAGAGTCCACGCCTCCTGTAGCGCCTTTCGTCTCGATATAATCCAATCCATACATCCTTCCTATCCCGATGATCAATCCAGTAGCGGCGACCACAGCCCCCTTTAGCCCATATTTCTCTGAAAACGTCTCAATTTTTTGTACAGTGCCAGCGCCCCTGATAAGTATTGTATTCGCCGGGAGCTTACCAGACCTTTTACGCTCCCTATTGGTCGGATGACCCTCCAGAACCTTCTCTGCCTGCTCAATAAATTCATTCAAGAGGTTAGCAGTTCTCTCTGCCTCTGGTCCAAGAGCGTCAACTCTTCTAACAGGTTCCCCATCATGTTTTGGATCAGATGCCGTTACATGTGAGCTAAGCCCATCTCCTCTGAGCGCCATTGCAGCCCTATGCCCAGTTGATCTCTTGAATATGAACTCTGTATCCAAATGCACCCCTTCTTGGATCGCTTTTGAAAGTTCAGTAGTATCGCTTATCCTTCCTGCTCGTCTATCTATTACCATGCCCTCTTTAATCGTCGCAAAATTACATCTAAAAGCAATATCACCTTTTTTGAGGTGAATGCCTACACCGGCTGCCTCAAGAGGTCCCCTACCAGTGTAAACCTTATAGGGGTCATATCCCAGCAAGGCCAAATGCGCTACATCCGAGCCTGGTCTGATTCCTGGCGCGATGGGGTCCATGATACCGTTGACGCCTAAACTTGCCATCAAATCTAAATTCGGCTTTTTAGCCATCAGGAGTGGCGTTTTCCCATTTATCGGACGGTCTGAGACACCATCTAAAACAACCAATAGTATCTTCCTGGCGATACCCATAAATAGCTATTCTTTCTGCTTGATATTTAAAAACTACCCAGTTGCTTGGGTCTCTTCTATTTTTACGACTTCTTTTGGCCTATAGATAACCTCTGTCTTTCTGAGTTCCACTCTACGCAACGGATAAATATCCTTTGCCACTTTATAGATATCAGATGCAATCTTACCGAGCACGATTTCTTGGATGAATGCAGCGAAATCAAGTTCTTTTGCCCTAGAAGTCACGATATCATGCATCATTTGCCTGATCGTTTTTATCTGAGGGTGGCTTGCCCGTCTGACCGTAAAACAAGATGGCTTGATCCTTACTTTGTATCCATCTGGCGTGGTTGCAATTATGTTTGCATCGATCTTGGATGTTCTCCTCTTAACCAAGGACCTCATATAGTCACGAGCCATTTCGTGACCAATAAATCTAGTTTGAGCCCCATTCGCATCTACTTCATAAATCTTAAACAGCATATTGATATTCTTTTTGGACCAGTCGTCTGTCATGTCACCTAAGGTGGTCGTCATAATCTTACCTATCAGCTTCTTGGGTTCATCGGTAGGCGTTTCCCCAATGATCGCATGACCAAACATCTCTGGAGCAAGCACATTATACCATTTTTTAGCTTTCCATCCCTCTTTCTTTGATCTTTTAGCCATATTAAAATCGAATGTGTATGGGATGGAGGATATATAAAGATGATGTCGATTCGCAAGGATTTGAAAATTTTTATTTACTTATAACGCCTCTTTGTATCGGATAATAAGAGATTTGATCAATCCATCGCATCTCTCTTCAGCATAGGAGACTTCTTCCATTTTTACATAAGCCCAAATGATGTATTCATCATGTCCAACCATTATAATTTTGTAGGTTCCATCCCAGCCTCCATAACCGATAACTTTCCATGTATATTTTTCTCCTGACCAATCATCAAAAGAGAAATTAGTCCTAGTAGTAATATTTTTACTTTTGGCGTGTAGATTTATATTATAAGACATTGCGATTTTAGCATCACTCAAACTTTCAAATCTATCCCCATACAAGCGAACACAATAGTTACTATATGAGCGAACATATTCTGGGTAGTAATCAATACCTGCTTCCTTGTAGGACCCAGAACCTATTATTTCACCATTAATTTCAAAGCCATTAAATGTCTCTCCTTCCCTTGGGAAGAAATCTACAATTTTTGGATTCTTAGATACCTCTTGGGGCGTTGGAGCTGGTGTTGGTGTTGGAGTAGGTGCTGGTGTGGGAGTAGCTGTAATTTGAGATACAGGTATATCGGCATCTAAAGGATTTGGATCCTGTGGATCCCAGTAATCATCCCCATCTGTATCTTTTTTATATGGGTCGGTTCCTGCAAGTCTCTCTTGTTCATCGCTCCATCCATCACCATCTGAATCAGGTTTCGGTGTAGGAGCTGGAGTTGGAGTAGGAGTAGGAGTTGGAGTAGGAGTTGGTGTGGGTGTTGGAGTAGGAGTTGGTGTGGGTGTTGGAGTAGGAGTTGGTGTGGGTGTTGGAGTAGGCTTAAACAGCCTCTCTTCGATACACCCTGAAAAAGCACATGTAATTAAAGCAAAAAAACAAAATAGCCACTACTTTTTTCATTTTAATTAACCTTCTGTATCTTCTCCAATGATCCCTATTTATTCTAATCTTCTTAATATATCTATTGCCAAAATGTTGCCTCATTAGGGTATTATTAAAAATGAAGTGGTTGAGAGACTTTAATCCTCTCGATCACAACACCACCCTTTTCACGCCTCTGTTATCTCCAGCGCTTTCTGACCAGTTATCCTTACCTTAGTGTTCTCGTCCCATCCAAAAACGACCGATGTCCATGGGCAAAGTAACCATATAACTCGATCCCATTTTCAGGATTTTTCTATCTTTCATGTTTTAATATTGGTTTAAATATTTATTAAAGGTTTGGTTGGTTAGGAAGCTAAAAAAGGTAATTAATATTTGTAGTTTCCATGGTTAAGTCAAGAATTGAGATTTTTAGGTTAGTAAATATACTATCTAAATTTAATTTTCCTTTACTGAGCATTACAAAAGTATTTTTATACAGCGCTCTTAGGAGAATAGAGATGTATGCCCATAGAATGAGTACCCTGCCTTCTTATCTCTTTGCAAAACTTGACCAACTGAAATCTGAAAAAATAAAACAGGGTATAAAAGTCATCGATCTTGGGATTGGGGATCCAGATCAGCCGACGCCAGAACACATCATTCGGGCATTATGTGCTGCTGTTGAAGACCCTATTACGCATAGGTACCCCCCCTACGAAGGCATTATTTCCTTCAGAGAAGCAGTATCCCAGTGGTATGGCAAAACCTTCGGCGTTAGGCCTGATCCAGAGGATCAGGTGCTCGCCCTTATAGGCTCAAAAGAGGGTCTGGCTCATATTCCTCTTGCATTCGTGAATCCCGGGGATGTCACACTCGTTCCGGATCCAGCTTATCCGGTCTATCGCATGGGAACTCTAATCGCGGGTGGCACTCCGTATCTCATGCCATTGTTGGCTGAAAAAGGCTTCCTGCCGGATCTGGATGTGATTCCCAGAAGTGTAGCTAGGTCGGCAAAGATGCTCTTCATAAATTATCCAAACAATCCCACTAGTGCTATCGCTGAAAAAAAATTCTTCAAAAAGGTGGTTGACTTCGCATCCGATAACGGGCTGATCGTTTGCCATGATAATGCTTATTCTGAGATGACCTATGACGGATATAAAGCGCCGTCTTTCCTAGAGACTAAGGGTGCGATGGAAGTCGGAGTTGAGTTCCACTCTCTTTCTAAGACCTACAATATGACCGGATGGCGGCTTGGCTTTGCTGTTGGCAACTCTGAGGTCCTTGCTGGCTTGGGAAAAGTGAAGACCAACATAGATTCGGGTGTGTTCAGGGCAGTACAAACGGCGGGTATAACCGCCCTGACAGGGCCTCAAGATTGCGTTACAAGAATGCGGGCAATCTACCAAGAGAGGCGGGACTTCTTGCTTGCTGGATTGCGGGAAATGGGCATATCCGTGGAACCTCCAAAAGCGACGTTCTATGTCTGGGCACCTGTACCTAGCGGATTTACTTCTATGCAATTCTCAAATCTGTTGTTGGACAAAGCCGGAGTTGTAGTGACACCTGGCATTGGCTTCGGTGAGCATGGTGAAGGATATATACGTCTTTCGCTAACTACTTCTATGGAAAAAATCAAAGAGGCAGTAGAACGAATGAGAAATGTGGGGATATGATTGATCATGCTTAATATTGCGCTTCCAAAGGGCAGTTTGGAGGAACAGACACTGTCGCTTTTTAGGGCAGCAGACCTTGACGTAAAAGCCACATACAGGGGGTATAATCCACACATAGATGACCCCAGAATCGATAAGGTAAAAATACTGAGACCTCAGGAAATTCCGAAATACGTTGAGGAAGGCTATTTTGATCTCGGCATCTCAGGTTATGACTGGGTTCTTGAATCGGGTGCGGATTTGATCGAGATTGCGGATTTGCCCTATAGCAAACAGGGCGCAGGAGTTGTTAGAATCGTGGTCGCTGTACCCATCGAATCCGAGATCAACGATGTGAGGGGAATAAGACCAAACAGCAGGGTATCCACAGAATTTCCGAACCTAACCAAGGAGTATTTTAAGAAATTGGGCATTCCTGTCAGGATATTTTATTCCTATGGTGCGACAGAGGCAAAAGTACCTGAGCTGATGGACGTCATCGTCGACTTGACGGAGACAGGTGAGACGCTGAGGAGAAATGGGCTGAAGATAATCGGAACGATCCTTGAGTCCTCCACTAGACTAATAGCGAACAAGAAGTCATGGAATAATCCAGAGAAAAGAAAGGCAATGGAAGAGATTAAAATCCTGCTTCTGGGAGTCATAGCAGCCCGTGGCAAGGTGCTCCTAAGCATGAATGTGCCAAAAGAAAAGCTAGATGCTGTTGTGGGGTTGTTACCTGCCATGAAAAATCCGACCATCTCCCAATTGTATGGTTCGACATACTATGCGGTGGAAACGGTGGTGGATAAAAAGGACGTCAACATTCTCCTCCCTCAACTGAAAGACGAAGGGGCAGAGGACATTCTTGAGATGAACATCACAAAGATCGTGGAATGATGTCGACTAGAGGTCATCTGGAAGTTAAGAGCTCTCATCTGGTCCTAGGTGGCGTCGATACTGTTACCTTGGTAGAGCAGTTCGGCACTCCTCTATATGTAACCAATGAGGCAAGAATCAGGGCTAATTATCAGAGGTTCAAAGACGCCTTCCCAAATGCAGACATATATTATGCCGCCAAGTCGAACTATAATCTGACAGTTCTCAGGATACTTGCAGAGGAAGGGGCTGGAGCGGACGTGTTCTCGGGCGGAGAGTTGCACTGTGCTCTCAAGGCGGGAATTCCTTCTGATAAGATATTGTTCAACGGAAATTCCAAGACCGATGCTGAACTGGAAATGGCTGTTAAGAACAACATAAGAGTTTCAGTTGACTCCTTGGACGAGTTAAGAGCTCTCTCGGGGATCGCGCATGAGCACGATCATCAGGCAGAAGTTGCCTTCCGAGTGAACCCAGACGTATCGCCACACACTCATCCGAAGATAGCAACTGGATTGAGAGAGACTAAGTTTGGCATTCCCTCCAGTGATGTCATTGCAGTCTACAAAGAAGCGCAGTCAACTGAGAACATCAAGATAGTTGGCATTCATTGTCACATTGGCTCGCAGATAATTGATGTGTCACCCTTTACAGAGGCGACAAAAAAGATGATTGACCTGGTCAAAGAGTTGACCGGGCTCGGCATCCGGTTGGAGTTCATCGATCTTGGTGGTGGACTTGGAATTCCATATGAGGATGAAACTGCTCCATCGCCAAAGGATCTTGCTAACGCGATCTTACCGATATTTGCTGAGGGGCTGAAAGCTTTGGAAAGCCCTCCAAAGTTGATCCTGGAACCTGGGAGATACATCATGGCAGACACAACCATCCTCCTTGCTAAGGTGAACACGGTGAAGCATGCATATAGGAACTTCGTTGGTGTGGATGCAGGGTTCAATCTTCTCATTCGTCCAGCCATGTATGACGCCCATCACAGGATTATTGTTGCAAATAAAGCAGGTGAAAAGCCATCCGCCTTATACACGATCGTGGGCCCCATTTGTGAATCTGGTGATGTTCTTGCCAGAGATCGATTTCTTCCGAACATCGAAAAGGATGATTTGATTGCGATTCTAGACGTGGGCGCATATGGCTTCTCGATGAGTTCGCAATACAACGGAAGACCTAGATGTGCTGAGCTGCTGGTGCTTGATGGTAACGTTGATGTGATGAGGAAAGAGGAATCATATGACGATTTGCTTGCGAACCAAGTTTTTCCATCGAGGTTTAGATAGATGATACTGTTTACCAAGCTACATGGAAACGGCAACGACTTCATTTTGATCGACGAATATGGTGGAGAAGTTATCCCAGAGGCAGAGAAAAGTGCTTTTGCGAAACGATTCTGTGATCGACGTTACGGGATAGGTGCAGACGGCGTCCTGTTTGTCTCCAGGTCGAGATTTGCCAACCTGAGAATGCGCATTTTCAACTCAGATGGAAGTGAGGCCGAGATGTGTGGAAACGGTCTCTTTTGTGTGGTAAAGTATTCTGTAGAGGCAGGACACATCCTATTAGGTACGATTAACATAGAAACGTTGGCAGGTGACATGACGGCTGAGGTAAGAAAAGATCTTGGGGAAATTTGGATAAAGGTGAATATGCCTGTATCAGAACCCTTCCTGGAGTTGGAATCGGCCGGATTCAAAGTGTTTGCTTTGGAGGTGGGGGTTCCACATGCCGTCATATTTGTGGATGACTTGGATATTCCGATAATGGATATCGCGCCCAAGATTAGGTTCGATCCAGCATTTCCAATGGGGACAAACGTGGATTTTGTCTTGGTTGAAGATGGTTATCTGAGAATAAGGACCTATGAGAGAGGCGTGGAAGCAGAAACGCTTAGCTGTGGCACTGGAACAGCCGCGTGCGCATTCATTGCAAACCGACTTGGAAAAGTAGGCGGGGAAGTAAATGTCCGGACTAAAGGTGGTCTGTTGAGGGTTTATATCAACGCTAACGTGTTTCTGGAAGGCACAGCAGAGATCGTTTATGAAGGGGTGATTCGTTGATGTTATCATCTCTTCTTATATCTCATCTTTCTTCTTCTCTTTTTCAATTTATGTTTACTCATCTTTTTTCTCTTCCTCTTCTTCGGAATGCCCACTGTGATCCTCCCTTGTCTTATATGTCTTTGATACGTCTCTGACGCCATCTTGCGTCAACACGAACTCGCACGAGATGCCCTCTGGTCTTGATCGATGCTTTAGCAGTATTGCGCGTCTTTTCCCATCCTCTAGTTTTTCTAGCTGAACGATGGTCTTGGAGAGGTGCTCGACCATGTTTCCCCCTACCGGATGGAATTTACCGCTATCGGCATCCATATATATTTGATTTGTTATTACGACGGCCACATCGTATTTTCTTGCGAGTTGGAGTAGACAAGCGATCTGGTTTGCCAGTTCTCGCTTTAATTCAATGCCCCGCTCTTCATCAAGCTCAAACCTATAAAAAGATACCGCTGAATCGTTGATTATCATCCCTACATTATCAATCATTTTTTCAATGTCCTTGATGGCGGAATATTGCTGCTCAAAATTCAGTGGCTCATAGATGATGACATCCTTAGCAATATTCTCCACTCCATCCCCAGCTATCTGGTCAAATCTTTCTGGAGAAAAACCCTCGCTATCGATGTAAACTACTTTTTTCCCTCTTTTCACGGTTTCAATTGCAAGCTGAAGACAAATATTAGTCTTGCCACTACCAGGCTCTCCAAATAGCTGGGTCACCGTTCCTACTTCGAAGCCACCACCCAATAAATCGTCAATTTTCTTGCACCCGCTTGGATATCTCTTGACCTTGATGATCCTCACCCCTTCGTTCATTATAGTATGTGACTATATAGTATGTGACAGCTAGGATATACCGCTTTCGAGTATAAGTTAAATTGTGATATGGGGCTATGGCATTATTCATGGAGAAATATCCATCTAACCTAGCGAGAAATGAATATCGAACATAATAGTGCTCTCCAGAAGTAGTGGTCAGAGGCAGTAATGAGTGAGATGATTTTAAACTGAGCTGTAAAGTAAACGTCACCTAAATTGAGATTTGAGTTAGTAATAACATATGCGATTTAACGAAGTCATAAATTTCCCTCGAAAAGAGTTGAATTTTTCAGAGATGGAAATTTGGGATTTGGGTAGAGAAACTTGCAAGGTTTCGGAACCGTTAAATCGCTGTTCTATCCTCTGAGCCGAAGGCTGAGAGCGCAGCGTGGCACGGAGCGAAGCGGAGTGACTTCAAAAAATATTTTTTGCTCTCATCTAAAGGATAGGCTGATAGGCAAAAAAAGACTTACTCTTACTTATATATACGATCAATATACGATCATAATAAAATTATCATACTATGGAAAACAAGCATATCAACAACAAGGAGAAGAAAGTGACACCTTTAAAATTTCTAAGACGGCATTGGCACGACATCGGCCTTTTTTTCAGCAATGGTCGCGGGGGCCTACCTAATATTTGCCTGGAATGATACTGTCCTTTTACAAAAGCTTCTTATCCTAAACTTTATTGCCGTTCTTCTACATCAATTTG
Encoded proteins:
- a CDS encoding 2,3-bisphosphoglycerate-independent phosphoglycerate mutase, producing the protein MGIARKILLVVLDGVSDRPINGKTPLLMAKKPNLDLMASLGVNGIMDPIAPGIRPGSDVAHLALLGYDPYKVYTGRGPLEAAGVGIHLKKGDIAFRCNFATIKEGMVIDRRAGRISDTTELSKAIQEGVHLDTEFIFKRSTGHRAAMALRGDGLSSHVTASDPKHDGEPVRRVDALGPEAERTANLLNEFIEQAEKVLEGHPTNRERKRSGKLPANTILIRGAGTVQKIETFSEKYGLKGAVVAATGLIIGIGRMYGLDYIETKGATGGVDSDVSAKVKNAINALNDHDFVLLNIKGADEAGHDGLMEEKTQFIGKVDKALEPITRLKDALVVVTADHSTPIAVRNHSADPVPVMIKGQGVRADDVRTYDEISAATGGLNRIRSMDLMPILMDLIDRTEKFGA
- a CDS encoding 30S ribosomal protein S3ae, producing MAKRSKKEGWKAKKWYNVLAPEMFGHAIIGETPTDEPKKLIGKIMTTTLGDMTDDWSKKNINMLFKIYEVDANGAQTRFIGHEMARDYMRSLVKRRTSKIDANIIATTPDGYKVRIKPSCFTVRRASHPQIKTIRQMMHDIVTSRAKELDFAAFIQEIVLGKIASDIYKVAKDIYPLRRVELRKTEVIYRPKEVVKIEETQATG
- a CDS encoding LL-diaminopimelate aminotransferase — protein: MYAHRMSTLPSYLFAKLDQLKSEKIKQGIKVIDLGIGDPDQPTPEHIIRALCAAVEDPITHRYPPYEGIISFREAVSQWYGKTFGVRPDPEDQVLALIGSKEGLAHIPLAFVNPGDVTLVPDPAYPVYRMGTLIAGGTPYLMPLLAEKGFLPDLDVIPRSVARSAKMLFINYPNNPTSAIAEKKFFKKVVDFASDNGLIVCHDNAYSEMTYDGYKAPSFLETKGAMEVGVEFHSLSKTYNMTGWRLGFAVGNSEVLAGLGKVKTNIDSGVFRAVQTAGITALTGPQDCVTRMRAIYQERRDFLLAGLREMGISVEPPKATFYVWAPVPSGFTSMQFSNLLLDKAGVVVTPGIGFGEHGEGYIRLSLTTSMEKIKEAVERMRNVGI
- the hisG gene encoding ATP phosphoribosyltransferase, which gives rise to MLNIALPKGSLEEQTLSLFRAADLDVKATYRGYNPHIDDPRIDKVKILRPQEIPKYVEEGYFDLGISGYDWVLESGADLIEIADLPYSKQGAGVVRIVVAVPIESEINDVRGIRPNSRVSTEFPNLTKEYFKKLGIPVRIFYSYGATEAKVPELMDVIVDLTETGETLRRNGLKIIGTILESSTRLIANKKSWNNPEKRKAMEEIKILLLGVIAARGKVLLSMNVPKEKLDAVVGLLPAMKNPTISQLYGSTYYAVETVVDKKDVNILLPQLKDEGAEDILEMNITKIVE
- the lysA gene encoding diaminopimelate decarboxylase, translating into MMSTRGHLEVKSSHLVLGGVDTVTLVEQFGTPLYVTNEARIRANYQRFKDAFPNADIYYAAKSNYNLTVLRILAEEGAGADVFSGGELHCALKAGIPSDKILFNGNSKTDAELEMAVKNNIRVSVDSLDELRALSGIAHEHDHQAEVAFRVNPDVSPHTHPKIATGLRETKFGIPSSDVIAVYKEAQSTENIKIVGIHCHIGSQIIDVSPFTEATKKMIDLVKELTGLGIRLEFIDLGGGLGIPYEDETAPSPKDLANAILPIFAEGLKALESPPKLILEPGRYIMADTTILLAKVNTVKHAYRNFVGVDAGFNLLIRPAMYDAHHRIIVANKAGEKPSALYTIVGPICESGDVLARDRFLPNIEKDDLIAILDVGAYGFSMSSQYNGRPRCAELLVLDGNVDVMRKEESYDDLLANQVFPSRFR
- the dapF gene encoding diaminopimelate epimerase; translation: MILFTKLHGNGNDFILIDEYGGEVIPEAEKSAFAKRFCDRRYGIGADGVLFVSRSRFANLRMRIFNSDGSEAEMCGNGLFCVVKYSVEAGHILLGTINIETLAGDMTAEVRKDLGEIWIKVNMPVSEPFLELESAGFKVFALEVGVPHAVIFVDDLDIPIMDIAPKIRFDPAFPMGTNVDFVLVEDGYLRIRTYERGVEAETLSCGTGTAACAFIANRLGKVGGEVNVRTKGGLLRVYINANVFLEGTAEIVYEGVIR
- the radB gene encoding DNA repair and recombination protein RadB, with translation MNEGVRIIKVKRYPSGCKKIDDLLGGGFEVGTVTQLFGEPGSGKTNICLQLAIETVKRGKKVVYIDSEGFSPERFDQIAGDGVENIAKDVIIYEPLNFEQQYSAIKDIEKMIDNVGMIINDSAVSFYRFELDEERGIELKRELANQIACLLQLARKYDVAVVITNQIYMDADSGKFHPVGGNMVEHLSKTIVQLEKLEDGKRRAILLKHRSRPEGISCEFVLTQDGVRDVSKTYKTREDHSGHSEEEEEKKDE